The following coding sequences lie in one Alosa sapidissima isolate fAloSap1 chromosome 15, fAloSap1.pri, whole genome shotgun sequence genomic window:
- the si:ch211-14c7.2 gene encoding uncharacterized protein si:ch211-14c7.2 gives MLQQNNNNNYPCLDRAILQDSGKSSVPFAGPLDFGDMSLIKTLRAWARSGLSAKARDGTAPLHHHLAKSCQPSSGSGQGPGAPLTTRPATSSSARGVVGGGGQAGLGALVTVATLKASEGGRQTQTRCLLLKAEGRNYVCAVSGANRGSLTPPSRATLVGSWLRETVVGSKDASGAKSAARSGQCDGEVFRVKPRPAKKWRKLHSPTTITTHTDAAQRGHSPTTITTHTDAAQRGQEHDGSLHKLEETQPQQQQQQQHGAKRNCVSARLNIHGRKARGSAQRGSGRTADRRGTARTASKQDSSHDTFNIINVPCAEHCAHTVKADPKKPWTDCTAAGSESKGEAYRVVTEPSCQIRHFKESPDKEEKKITLHINSLGEAEEEAPLSLDRTGETVCSVKETHETTQQRAKELTEESLPSRWVSNLSPGRRCCTELGLEKQHCCCKDEETGFTNSKDLSKLGPSDKADKEELEALIRLSLLDIKRPYGCLCVERDSKGGEEVDGRVENGPKSNLLSESPQTEREEAPQGLVSVEARSGQNPDEARAAAEDHGKEGRHSAGALRTFALTEGGGGGGGAAGGGGEQQDLGIRSADNNPPWTAPTASNPARTGANPAVRVPSTTRTTTTAATTTTAAVAHAHPNPAPPGAMATGPKREKAEAEGGASEAEVDAEAEPPSEGPLGEPSVAETHAATTVATAGQILGGGGGGGGRGREGEEEEEEDEFGGFMQAGEAPVWEDGFAEFHQVPCGKVEVSDKGNVSSWQSDWTASSFHQSDVSWAAFSQDGGDEIASGTWWPQTVMEDKADDLNAPRVFLEAFPPVPSTTFDLNGIPTLKQLLQGTAEEKRTPEDHGETSLLDGFQDLNKMFGLKHKRTESPSWKRLLTSLQVDSRRSTHPKDLLQGHDLNTGHPVVSLQVPLASKRRLSYDLNRNLLP, from the exons ATGCTTCAGcagaacaacaacaataactacCCATGCCTGGACCGTGCCATCCTCCAGGACAGTGGGAAAAGCAGTGTGCCATTTGCCGGCCCCCTGGACTTCGGCGACATGTCGCTCATCAAGACCCTGCGGGCGTGGGCACGAAGTGGCTTGAGTGCCAAGGCGAGAGATGGCACTGCCCCTTTGCATCATCACCTCGCCAAGTCGTGCCAACCAAGCAGCGGGTCAGGTCAAGGCCCAGGGGCTCCCCTGACCACCAGGCCCGCCACTAGCAGCTCCGCGAGAGGGGTCGTTGGGGGAGGTGGACAAGCGGGCCTGGGCGCTCTGGTTACCGTGGCGACGCTGAAGGCCTCAGAGGGTGGGCGTCAGACACAGACGCGTTGCCTCCTCCTGAAGGCTGAGGGCCGGAACTACGTGTGCGCCGTCAGTGGCGCCAACCGGGGCAGCCTGACACCCCCATCCCGCGCCACTTTGGTGGGCAGCTGGTTGCGAGAGACCGTGGTCGGGTCCAAAGACGCCTCAGGAGCGAAGAGCGCGGCTCGGAGTGGCCAGTGCGACGGAGAGGTGTTTCGCGTGAAGCCCAGGCCTGCGAAGAAGTGGCGGAAGCTGCACTCGCCCACCACGATCACCACGCACACCGACGCGGCTCAGAGGGGCCACTCGCCCACTACGATCACCACCCACACCGACGCGGCTCAGAGGGGCCAGGAGCACGATGGCAGCCTTCACAAGCTGGAGGAGACccagccacagcagcagcagcagcagcagcacggggcCAAGAGAAACTGTGTGAGCGCACGGCTCAACATTCACGGGAGGAAAGCCAGAGGGTCGGCGCAGAGGGGGAGCGGTCGGACGGCGGACAGGAGAGGGACAGCGAGGACAGCGTCCAAACAGGACAGTTCACACGACACCTTTAACATCATTAACGTCCCCTGTGCCGAGCACTGCGCCCACACGGTAAAAGCCGACCCGAAGAAGCCCTGGACTGACTGCACCGCTGCTGGATCTGAATCTAAAGGGGAGGCCTACAGAGTTGTCACTGAGCCCAGTTGCCAAATCCGCCATTTTAAAGAATCCCCAGacaaagaggagaaaaagatcACTCTCCACATCAACAGCTtaggagaggcagaggaagaggcTCCTTTGTCCCTGGACAGAACTGGCGAGACAGTGTGTAGCGTAAAGGAGACTCATGAGACAACACAACAGAGAGCTAAAGAACTTACTGAGGAGTCTCTGCCCAGTAGATGGGTCAGCAACCTCAGTCCTGGGAGACGCTGTTGTACTGAACTGGGCCTGGAGAAACAACACTGCTGTTGTAAGGATGAAGAAACAGGTTTTACAAACAGCAAAGACCTGTCCAAACTGGGGCCCTCCGATAAAGCAGACAAAGAGGAATTAGAGGCTCTTATTAGGCTGTCGTTGTTAGATATAAAGCGACCTtatggatgtctgtgtgtggaaagGGACTctaaaggaggagaagaagtagATGGTAGAGTTGAGAATGGCCCTAAATCAAATCTTCTCAGCGAGTCTccgcagacagagagggaagaggCACCACAGGGGCTGGTGAGCGTGGAGGCCCGATCTGGGCAGAATCCAGATGAGGCTCGCGCAGCAGCAGAGGATCATGGGAAGGAGGGACGGCATTCAGCAGGGGCTCTCAGAACCTTTGCACTCaccgagggaggaggaggaggaggaggtgccgCTGGCGGTGGCGGGGAACAGCAGGACTTGGGGATTAGATCAGCCGATAACAATCCCCCTTGGACAGCTCCCACGGCGAGCAACCCAGCCAGGACCGGCGCCAATCCTGCTGTTAGAGTCCCTTCCACCACCAGAACCACCACTACTGCTGCTACCACTACCACTGCCGCCGTCGCTCATGCTCACCCTAATCCTGCCCCCCCGGGAGCCATGGCAACAGGCCCAAAGAGGGAGAAGGCGGAGGCCGAAGGTGGGGCCAGTGAGGCCGAGGTCGACGCAGAGGCTGAGCCGCCGAGTGAGGGGCCGCTGGGAGAGCCAAGCGTGGCAGAGACCCACGCAGCCACCACAGTGGCCACAGCCGGCCAGATccttggaggaggaggaggaggaggaggaagagggcgggagggggaagaggaagaggaggaggatgagttCGGGGGGTTCATGCAGGCAGGCGAGGCCCCGGTCTGGGAGGACGGCTTCGCGGAGTTCCACCAAGTGCCTTGTGGGAAAGTGGAGGTTTCTG ACAAAGGTAACGTGTCATCCTGGCAATCTGATTGGACAGCGAGTTCATTCCACCAATCAGACGTCTCCTGGGCCGCCTTCAGCCAGGACGGCGGGGATGAGATAGCATCTGGAACATGGTGGCCGCAGACGGTCATGGAGGACAAGGCAGATGATCTTAATGCA CCAAGGGTGTTTCTAGAGGCCTTCCCACCTGTGCCGAGcacgacctttgacctcaatgGAATTCCAACACTGAAACAGCTCCTGCAGGGGACTGCGGAAGAGAAGAGAACCCCAGAGGATCATGG AGAGACGAGCCTGTTGGATGGCTTCCAGGACTTGAACAAGATGTTTGGCCTGAAGCACAAACGGACTGAATCTCCTTCCTGGAAGCGCCTCCTGACATCGCTGCAGGTGGACTCCCGTCGTTCA ACCCATCCGAAGGACCTGCTTCAAGGTCATGACCTCAACACTGGGCATCCTGTGGTCAGCCTGCAAGTCCCACTGGCCAGCAAGAGGAGGCTCTCATACGACCTGAACAGGAACCTTCTGCCGTGA